In Candidatus Acidiferrales bacterium, the following proteins share a genomic window:
- a CDS encoding CDP-alcohol phosphatidyltransferase family protein — translation MTTRIFTAANQLTLLRFVFLPFFIIAIEYGHYRWALLIFVIAGLTDGLDGLLARLFHQQTDIGAFLDPIADKLLLSSAFILLAVKGKVGWWLTILVLSRDLLIIATVAIIVLFSDYRRFSPSLYGKINTGAQILAVLVVMAAEVAQTPPLHSTGQLLLYLAAATTVISGVHYIFSIAHRLRVHPSAGSPGSTG, via the coding sequence ATGACCACCCGCATTTTTACCGCTGCCAACCAACTCACCCTCCTGCGCTTTGTCTTCCTTCCTTTCTTCATCATTGCCATCGAATACGGCCACTACCGCTGGGCTCTGCTCATCTTCGTTATTGCCGGTCTGACTGACGGGTTGGATGGGCTGCTGGCGCGCCTGTTTCACCAGCAAACCGACATCGGAGCCTTTTTGGACCCCATCGCCGACAAGCTCTTGCTTTCTTCCGCGTTTATCCTGCTGGCGGTGAAAGGCAAGGTGGGTTGGTGGCTGACGATCCTGGTGCTCAGCCGCGATCTGCTCATCATCGCGACGGTGGCGATCATTGTTTTGTTTTCCGACTACCGCCGGTTTTCTCCGAGTCTCTACGGCAAGATCAACACCGGCGCCCAGATCCTGGCGGTCCTGGTGGTGATGGCAGCGGAGGTGGCGCAAACGCCGCCCCTTCACTCGACGGGCCAGCTCTTGCTCTATCTCGCCGCCGCCACTACGGTGATTTCCGGAGTCCACTACATCTTTTCCATCGCCCACCGGCTGCGAGTCCATCCGAGTGCCGGCAGTCCGGGCTCCACGGGTTAA